One genomic window of Phycisphaeraceae bacterium includes the following:
- the kdpF gene encoding K(+)-transporting ATPase subunit F, with protein MTWIYVLGAIVAFALLVYLVCALLKPEWFQ; from the coding sequence ATGACCTGGATCTACGTGCTCGGGGCGATTGTCGCCTTCGCATTGCTCGTCTATCTGGTCTGCGCCCTGCTCAAGCCGGAGTGGTTTCAATGA
- the kdpB gene encoding potassium-transporting ATPase subunit KdpB — protein sequence MSTTPATRSIFDPTIIKGAVLDSLRKLSPREQVRNPVMFVVFVVSMLTTVQWVHAIVAEGEARAAFIGWVSLWLWFTVLFANFAEAMAEGRGKAQAASLRKTRRDVIARKLAGPSRSAAATEVPSGTLRKGDIVLVEAGQVIPGDGEIIEGIASVNESAITGESAPVIREAGGDRSAVTGGTTVLSDWIMVRIAANPGETFLDRMISLIEGAKRQKTPNEIALDILLAKLTIIFLLACVTLLPYSIYAVKAAGTGVPVTMTVLVALLVCLIPTTIGGLLSAIRIAGMDRLVQANVIATSGRAVEAAGDVDVLLLDKTGTITLGNRQATQFIPVDGTTVEELADAAQLASLADETPEGRSIVVLAKRHGLRERNIYELGATFTPFSAQTRMSGVSLNGPQGRELRKGAADAIDGYVTRMGAHPSEEARRVVEEVAKRGSTPLVVADGKGRTYGVVELKDIVKGGIAERFAEMRRMGIKTVMITGDNPITAAAIAAEAGVDDFLAQATPENKLELIRKHQQGGRLVAMTGDGTNDAPALAQADVAVAMNTGTQAAKEAGNMVDLDSNPTKLIEVVQIGKQLLMTRGSLTTFSIANDVAKYFAIIPVAFASTYPQLDALNIMRLNPSTAIVSAVIFNALIIIALIPLALRGVTYKPVEASVLLRNNLLIYGLGGLVVPFIGIKVLDLLLSLLVQGVSS from the coding sequence ATGTCCACCACTCCTGCAACCCGTTCGATCTTCGACCCGACGATCATCAAGGGCGCGGTTCTTGATTCGCTCCGCAAGCTGAGCCCGCGTGAGCAGGTCCGCAACCCGGTGATGTTCGTCGTCTTCGTGGTCAGCATGCTGACGACCGTGCAGTGGGTTCACGCGATCGTCGCAGAGGGTGAGGCCCGCGCGGCGTTCATCGGGTGGGTATCGCTCTGGCTCTGGTTTACGGTGCTGTTCGCCAACTTTGCCGAAGCGATGGCGGAGGGTCGGGGCAAAGCGCAGGCGGCCAGTCTCCGCAAGACCCGACGGGACGTGATAGCCCGCAAGCTCGCCGGTCCGTCGCGGTCCGCGGCGGCCACGGAGGTGCCCAGCGGCACGCTCCGCAAGGGGGACATCGTGCTGGTCGAGGCGGGGCAGGTCATACCCGGCGATGGAGAGATCATCGAGGGGATCGCGTCGGTCAACGAATCGGCGATCACTGGCGAGTCCGCGCCCGTCATTCGTGAGGCGGGTGGTGACCGCTCGGCGGTCACCGGCGGCACGACGGTGCTTTCCGACTGGATCATGGTTCGAATCGCAGCCAATCCAGGCGAGACATTCCTGGACCGCATGATCTCCCTCATCGAGGGCGCCAAGCGCCAGAAGACTCCGAACGAGATCGCGCTGGACATCCTGCTTGCCAAGCTCACGATCATCTTCTTACTCGCGTGCGTTACGCTCTTGCCCTACTCGATCTACGCCGTCAAGGCCGCGGGCACGGGAGTCCCGGTGACCATGACCGTGTTGGTGGCGCTCTTGGTATGCCTGATTCCAACGACGATCGGCGGACTCCTCTCGGCTATTCGGATCGCCGGCATGGACCGCCTTGTTCAGGCGAATGTCATCGCCACCAGCGGCCGGGCGGTAGAGGCGGCCGGTGATGTCGATGTCCTGCTCCTGGATAAGACTGGAACGATCACGCTCGGCAATCGCCAGGCCACCCAGTTCATCCCGGTGGACGGGACGACGGTCGAGGAACTGGCGGACGCGGCGCAGCTCGCATCCCTCGCCGACGAGACGCCGGAGGGGCGAAGCATCGTCGTGCTCGCGAAGAGGCACGGCCTGCGTGAGCGGAACATCTATGAGCTCGGGGCAACGTTCACCCCATTCTCGGCACAGACCCGGATGAGCGGTGTATCTCTTAACGGCCCGCAGGGCCGCGAACTGCGAAAAGGAGCGGCCGACGCGATCGACGGTTACGTCACCCGCATGGGCGCACACCCGAGCGAGGAAGCCAGGCGTGTCGTCGAAGAGGTCGCCAAGCGCGGCTCAACACCGCTTGTGGTCGCTGACGGCAAGGGCCGCACATACGGAGTCGTCGAGCTCAAAGACATCGTCAAGGGCGGCATCGCCGAGCGATTCGCCGAGATGCGCCGCATGGGCATCAAGACCGTGATGATTACCGGCGACAACCCAATCACGGCCGCGGCTATTGCTGCTGAAGCCGGTGTGGACGACTTCCTGGCCCAGGCAACGCCGGAGAACAAGCTCGAGCTGATCCGCAAGCACCAGCAAGGTGGACGGCTGGTCGCCATGACCGGCGACGGAACGAACGACGCCCCGGCCCTGGCCCAGGCCGATGTGGCCGTGGCCATGAACACCGGCACGCAGGCCGCAAAGGAAGCTGGGAACATGGTCGACCTGGATTCCAACCCCACCAAGCTCATCGAGGTCGTGCAGATCGGCAAGCAGCTCCTGATGACCCGCGGTTCGCTCACGACCTTCTCGATCGCCAACGACGTGGCGAAGTACTTCGCGATCATCCCGGTGGCGTTCGCCTCCACCTATCCGCAGCTCGACGCCCTCAACATCATGCGACTCAACCCGTCAACGGCGATCGTGTCGGCTGTCATCTTCAACGCTCTGATCATCATCGCGCTTATCCCGCTTGCCCTTCGCGGCGTCACGTACAAGCCGGTCGAGGCCTCCGTCCTGCTCCGCAACAACCTGCTTATTTACGGCCTGGGTGGCCTGGTCGTGCCGTTCATCGGGATCAAAGTGCTTGACCTGCTGCTCAGCCTGCTTGTCCAAGGAGTGTCTTCGTGA
- the kdpA gene encoding potassium-transporting ATPase subunit KdpA gives MTGSAVFQLVLYLVVLIALVKPLGWYMACIYQGKPCGLDRVLSPVERLFYRTAGIRPDAEMGWKTYTLALLAINALGFLAVYGLQRLQGGLPLNPQKVGAVTPDSSFNTAISFATNTNWQGYSGETTMSYLTQMLGLGVQNFLSAATGMAALVALIRGLARRGGGAATIGNFWVDLTRSVLYILLPLSLILATALVSQGVVQTFKPCQSVSLTQPLSYDDPVKDDVGSPVNGPDGKQTTRLIEVKEQLLPLGPAASQIAIKQLGTNGGGFFNVNSAHPFENPTPLSNFLQVLSILLIAGALCWTFGDMIGDRRQGWAVLAAMGAIFVVLLAACYWSEQAGSPRLGTLGVDQTASALQPGGNMEGKEARFGIANSALWATATTAASNGSVNSMHDSYTPLGGLVPMWLMQLGEVIFGGVGSGLYGMLMFVIVAVFVAGLMVGRTPEYLGKKIEPYEMKMAAIAVLVPNALVLLGASIGVLWPSNAANASNPAAHGFSEILYAFSSASNNNGSAFAGYGANNPFNNTALGLCMFFSRYWIIVVVLATAGSLAAKKPVPVTAGTLPTHTPVFVGWLIAVIIIVGALTFVPALALGPIVEQLQLATASGG, from the coding sequence ATGACTGGCAGCGCAGTGTTTCAACTCGTCCTGTACTTGGTCGTCCTGATTGCCTTGGTCAAGCCCCTGGGCTGGTACATGGCGTGCATCTATCAGGGCAAGCCGTGCGGGCTGGACCGGGTGCTCAGTCCAGTCGAGCGACTCTTCTACCGGACGGCCGGCATCCGACCCGACGCGGAGATGGGATGGAAAACGTACACGCTTGCCCTGCTGGCCATCAACGCGCTGGGGTTCCTTGCCGTCTATGGACTACAAAGGCTCCAGGGCGGTCTCCCGCTCAACCCCCAGAAAGTCGGCGCCGTAACGCCCGATTCGTCGTTCAACACCGCCATCTCGTTCGCTACCAACACCAACTGGCAGGGATACAGCGGCGAGACCACGATGTCGTACCTCACCCAGATGCTCGGGCTTGGGGTCCAGAACTTCCTCTCGGCCGCGACGGGGATGGCGGCGCTCGTGGCGCTGATCCGAGGGCTGGCTCGTCGCGGCGGGGGCGCGGCCACGATCGGCAACTTCTGGGTGGACCTGACGCGGAGCGTCCTCTACATCCTGCTCCCGCTGTCACTGATCCTGGCGACCGCGCTCGTCAGCCAAGGGGTCGTGCAGACATTCAAGCCGTGTCAGTCGGTGTCGCTCACACAGCCGCTGAGCTACGACGACCCGGTGAAGGACGATGTCGGCAGCCCGGTCAACGGCCCCGACGGCAAGCAGACCACCAGGCTCATTGAGGTCAAGGAGCAGTTGCTCCCTCTCGGTCCCGCGGCGTCGCAGATCGCGATCAAACAACTGGGCACCAACGGCGGCGGGTTCTTCAACGTCAACTCGGCGCATCCATTCGAGAACCCGACGCCGCTCTCCAACTTCCTCCAAGTGCTCTCGATCCTGCTCATCGCTGGTGCTCTCTGCTGGACCTTCGGAGACATGATCGGTGATCGCCGGCAAGGCTGGGCCGTGCTCGCTGCGATGGGCGCGATCTTTGTCGTGCTTCTAGCGGCGTGTTACTGGTCCGAGCAGGCCGGTAGTCCTCGCTTGGGTACTCTCGGAGTCGATCAGACGGCCTCCGCCCTCCAGCCCGGCGGCAACATGGAGGGCAAGGAAGCCCGATTCGGCATCGCCAACTCGGCGCTTTGGGCCACTGCGACCACCGCGGCCTCGAACGGCTCTGTCAACTCGATGCACGATTCGTACACGCCGCTGGGCGGGTTGGTGCCCATGTGGCTGATGCAGCTCGGGGAGGTCATCTTCGGTGGCGTGGGCTCGGGCCTCTACGGGATGCTGATGTTCGTGATCGTCGCGGTCTTCGTCGCGGGGCTCATGGTCGGCCGAACACCCGAGTACCTGGGCAAGAAGATCGAGCCGTACGAAATGAAGATGGCCGCGATCGCGGTGCTTGTGCCCAATGCCTTGGTGCTCCTCGGTGCGAGTATTGGAGTCCTCTGGCCCTCGAACGCTGCGAACGCTTCAAATCCCGCGGCGCACGGCTTCAGCGAGATCCTCTACGCATTCTCCTCGGCCTCGAACAACAACGGCTCGGCGTTCGCGGGCTACGGAGCCAACAACCCGTTCAACAACACCGCCCTCGGCCTGTGCATGTTCTTCAGCCGCTACTGGATCATCGTCGTGGTCCTGGCGACCGCCGGATCTCTCGCGGCCAAGAAGCCTGTGCCCGTAACCGCGGGCACGTTGCCGACGCATACCCCGGTGTTCGTCGGATGGCTCATCGCGGTCATCATCATCGTCGGAGCATTGACGTTTGTCCCCGCGCTGGCGCTCGGCCCGATCGTCGAGCAGCTCCAGTTGGCCACCGCCTCGGGAGGTTGA